From the genome of Monomorium pharaonis isolate MP-MQ-018 chromosome 1, ASM1337386v2, whole genome shotgun sequence:
TACGCTGCGCGGATGATAATGATTCGCCGTAGGTGTCAAGTAAGGTCTGAATAGTTAGGGTTTGCTGTTGTCATTATTTAATGCCAACGGGTCGGCGAGCttctgctgttgctgctgctgttgctgttgttgctgctgctgctgctgttgctgctgctgctgctgttggcTGACTTCGCTGACGGCGCCGCCGCTCATCAGCTTCGCGTTGTTGTTCTCTGTGCTGGACATTTTCGTGTATTCACGTTTACGCAGCATGTTCTCCGTCTTGACGATCGTGATGTCCGGATTGTTCTCCAGCACTGACGTGGTGGAGCACTTTGACACTGCCGTCGGCACTTCGATGTAACCACCGCCCTCGCGTTTGATGGACGTCGTGGTCGGCACATTCGCGTTGATCTTCTGGAGGATGTCATTCACTGACTCGCTGTTTTCCGTCGTCGATTCTGTTGTGGCGTTATTGTTGCTACCGCTGTCGATGCTACCGCCGGACGCTACGCTGAGGTCGCCCGCTAACGAGATTCTATCTGGACCTTGTAACGTTGACAGATAAGTTGCGAGTGTGTGGACGGTGACATTGAGGAACTCGGCTGCTCGGAACAATGTTATCTCCTTCCGCCGTAATTTCGCCAACACTTCTGCGGGGCCCGGTTCAGACCAAAAATCTCTTACTCTGAAAGCATACGttatactgagaaaaaaaaatactagattcaaataaatatttctttgaatagtgctaataacatattttatagaaaatcagtaatatttattaaaaacaagtactagttttttataatttagaaaatattacttgtttgaaataaatattattgattttctataaaatatgttattagcactgttcaaagaaatatttatttgtatctagcaatttttttttctcgtgtaTATTCCCGTATTATAATTCCAATTATTTCGgtgaaactattttttaataattttttactggCAAACTACTTTAATTTGAGCAAAGCTGTTTAAGGATTAGAAACGCAATTAAGtggtttttcaatttttatcgatGTGCTTATTACCTGTACGGATGTTTAAGGCAGCCATAACTGTCACGGTATCTGCCGTAGAGAGTGCCATAAGAGACACCGAGAATTTCGGCGGCAGTCTTCATCTCTAGCTCTTTGCTCTTAATGGCGTCCATAACGCGGCGCGTGAAAGGTTCCTCCCAGAATTCCTGTCGACGTCCCGTCGTCAGGTAATCGTTCATCTTTATTACGTCTCGGAATTGTTCGGGAATCGACAGATTTGTGGCGTTAGAGTTTGACGGAGTAGTAGCCGCTGCAATCGATATTCAGTCAACATTACAATTACATACAACGACCGCTAGAATGAATACCTGATGATGTACTTATAATCGgcgtaagaaaaaaagaatgagtTTCTAGAGAAAAACTTTCCAAAAGgtagaaacattaattttcgAGGGAGACGTATTTTCCTGATCGTTAACAAAATTCATCAAAAGACTTTAGAATTATGCAAATGAAAAAGCAATGTTTCAATCAACATTTATTCGAATTAGTCCTATTTTaaggaaataatatttctcctaataatatatgtattatgcaTCGTTTTcacattatattttctttaacctaaatattttcttttctatctttttttcatattcgtTTACTTTCTTTCATGtaccattttatattttctctcgAACAagacaataaaatatgtattgctTTTATCTtgcatatgaaaattataacaacaatgataacgttaataaaatgtacaagtaattacaaaaataggGTATATAAGGTTGTAAAATGTATACAGGTATAGTTAGAAACGAGCCCATTAGACATAAACTAGGCAAAACTTTCTGAGAGTGGAGAAAGGCTCCACATCACAGGTAAAATGTAATTGCGGAATGATCGTGTATACCTTTCTTTTCTTCAGATGCGTCGTCCTTGGGCATGTAGGACagctagaaaaaaaagtgtagTGGTCAAAATCGTTGAATAGAATATTCGCGCGAGGAATAGTCTAATGCGACGGTCGGATGCAAGAGAAAGTAGAACGACACCTCTTTTTAAACTCGTCTTAATTTAATCATGTGTGCGCACTCACGTCTGCAAGTGAAGAGGAATAGGGGGAATCGTATCTAACGATAATTGGCCTTACCACCGGCAGTGGCGTTTCGTTATTCTCGTTCATCATCATCTCGTCGTCCCAACTCTCATGGTCGCCGCCCTCGCTCATCATTTCCTCCTGAGAAAAGGTTCGACGTGACACATTAGAGTCGTGCGTGGGTATCCCCGCGTACGTGCGATACCCGCCGCTGCGAGTctgacaaaattatcgtattttTACATTCACGACCGTACATTCAACGGACCGTAAAGTGTTCATCTTAAGTATTCCGTGTAAAGCTCGGCATTGTCGCGGTGCAGTGTgtccattctttttttttctctcctctcacCTTCTTGTAAATCTTTCATAATCACTCGTTCTGCATTCAACACCACGTTTTTGTATGGACATACCAATATTTCGAAAGTCCGAAGGTTTTGAATCGCGACGTAATTGTGAAGTTTCTGGACTCTTACTTAGAATATTAACGTTATAAAAATCATTCTGAATAATTAAGACGAAAATGTAAAGGGGcgcacgttttttttttatttcatggaTTAGCATGATTAACATTTTATCGatatcatgaatttttgtGCAGAACGTTcggtaaaaaagaaactttacaACAAGATGTTACACTTAATATGAGACATTTTTATAAGTCAATATTATTACACCGACTTTTTTCGCAAACGGACTTGCGGAATGCGGCAACAGTTCAATCGCCAAGCTTTACACGGAGTATGTTTAGCCCGTGATAGCGATAAGAGATACGTACGTTCCCGGTGATACAGGTGATCTTGGGTGTGAAGACGTCGTGTGCCGATGGTGGGTCGTCTAAAGGCGGACGACCTCTGCGTCTCTGTTTTGGCGGTGGTGCCTCTTCGGTTTCACCTTCCCGCAAGACCGTCTCGACACCGGGAGTCCCGGTACCGGGACTGTGGCCGGTGTTGTTCAGGTCGTTTTGTGTGGGATCGCTGCGCCAACTCACCTCGGCGAGCCCCTTGATGTGCAAATCCTCGGCGGTTTTCAGTAACGACGACAACCTCGTCTACAAAGCGAAACGGACGAATACAATTATTCTTCTCTACTTCATTGCTTCGTTACtttcttttagtaaaataactTTCTCATACGTAATTATTACCAAAAATCGTAATTACTATATTTCTATGATATCACatgtaaaatttgtgtaataCTTAGGAAAGAATATGGTTACAATATAATcgttattaaaatactattttttttttaattttgtaatgcgAAAACAGAAAGGAGGAGGGAGAATTGCGAGAGTAAAGGTAAAAGTTCAGAGtgttcagaaaaaaatgtagacaAATACGACTTGTGTAACTGCGAGAAACTCGTGAAATCCGCTTCTTCCGAGGAAAACTGATtgcttatttataaataagcaACGTGAGATATTTAGCGAGTTGTTGAATAAACGAAAATGGTACCCCCTTGACATTCCAATTAAATGCTTgaacattaacattttaagatattacaGTTAGAAGCTCattcttcatttaaaaaaaaaaaaaaaaaaacattttctctcTGTAAGTATATTAATCCGTGACACAATTACGACTATCATTtataagtgtgtgtgtgtgtgtgtgggtgtgtgtaTGTGAAATTTATGCTGAGGTTCTACGTAAATATCTCATCATGTAGGAAACGTCATGcagaaataaattgataactccttttcaatttatttcatttattatggaacatattttttaatgataagtcaatcaaagttaaaaattattaattatcccGTAATTACGGAAACTCAATGCATTTAGACgggatgttttttttaaagcttgaaataCCGCCAAAGGGGAAAGTCTAAAAATGAAAGACAAGCCCATTACTCTCGGGTCGCTGACACGGACcgcttatttattttcatcagCATTATTTTCCCTCGCAAATATCCTTCGGATCTCTCCCCTGGAAAAAAATACCCCTATACGTTGCACTCTCGTGCATGAGAGCGGAGAAACTCGCGCGACGTATGTACCAgacgaaaaaagaaaatgaagatcGCGAGCACATACGGGCATGTacggagggggaggggggggggagtggGAATGGGAGGAGGTTCGCGCGACACAACGGCCcccaattattatttactaattttcaCCAGCGCGCAGCGACGATGGTGTACCATTCGCCGTGGCGCGGCGCGACCGAATGCTAAATAATATGAGAACTTTCTACAAACGGCCGCGCGCGGCTTTCTATCGGCCATGGCCGGAATTGGAAAAATGCCTATGTGGGTCAACGTCGACGCCGCCGCGGAATAAtgtatttcagaaatatcGCCGCTTTCGTTTCTTGCTTGCGCGGCGGGGAAACGGGAGAGGGAGGagaaccgcgcgcgcgcgcgtaagaAAA
Proteins encoded in this window:
- the LOC105834572 gene encoding uncharacterized protein LOC105834572, which codes for MLQQRGCTGTTAPPAPATTTGSAASSSSPSSSSSSNMFPQQYCLRWKYHHSNLQTMFSQLLERQAYCDVTLACEGKTLRAHKVVLSACSTYFDTILSQYEEKDPIVIMRDVKFSDIKVLVEFMYKGEINIDHTRLSSLLKTAEDLHIKGLAEVSWRSDPTQNDLNNTGHSPGTGTPGVETVLREGETEEAPPPKQRRRGRPPLDDPPSAHDVFTPKITCITGNEEMMSEGGDHESWDDEMMMNENNETPLPVLSYMPKDDASEEKKAATTPSNSNATNLSIPEQFRDVIKMNDYLTTGRRQEFWEEPFTRRVMDAIKSKELEMKTAAEILGVSYGTLYGRYRDSYGCLKHPYRVRDFWSEPGPAEVLAKLRRKEITLFRAAEFLNVTVHTLATYLSTLQGPDRISLAGDLSVASGGSIDSGSNNNATTESTTENSESVNDILQKINANVPTTTSIKREGGGYIEVPTAVSKCSTTSVLENNPDITIVKTENMLRKREYTKMSSTENNNAKLMSGGAVSEVSQQQQQQQQQQQQQQQQQQQQQQKLADPLALNNDNSKP